A portion of the Stigmatopora argus isolate UIUO_Sarg chromosome 15, RoL_Sarg_1.0, whole genome shotgun sequence genome contains these proteins:
- the bmf1 gene encoding BCL2 modifying factor 1 → MEDEEDDVFEPDPHFWRSTFKEIKCEERATQTPGPVLASANGMLPCGIAEEPRPLFYGNAGFRLHFPAHFELAGGQEERREESQDAMERQHRRPVARSIEACIGQKLQLIGDQFHREQLQLYHRNQRIRGPLWWRLATAVLDLLFDAGFLARRR, encoded by the exons ATggaggatgaggaagatgaTGTGTTCGAGCCAGATCCTCACTTCTGGCGTAGCACCTTCAAGGAGATAAAGTGCGAGGAGCGGGCGACGCAAACACCCGGCCCCGTCCTGGCATCGGCCAACGGCATGCTGCCCTGTGGAATCGCGGAAGAGCCAAGACCACTCTTCTACG GTAACGCAGGTTTTCGATTGCACTTTCCGGCCCATTTTGAGCTCGCCGGGGGTCAGGAAGAAAGACGGGAGGAAAGCCAAGACGCAATGGAGCGGCAACACCGGCGGCCAGTGGCACGCAGTATCGAGGCCTGCATTGGTCAGAAGCTCCAGCTGATTGGAGACCAGTTTCATCGGGAACAGTTACAGCTG TATCATCGAAACCAAAGGATCCGAGGCCCGCTGTGGTGGCGACTGGCCACGGCCGTGCTGGACCTGCTCTTTGACGCGGGATTCTTGGCAAGACGGAGGTGA